In Phycisphaerae bacterium, a single genomic region encodes these proteins:
- a CDS encoding DUF5131 family protein: MNFEQMKQAGRYWQKAWQLVDGCTKVSPACDNCWSEAMAKRFHKFALIKSYNWKGLIKFRHGNLDLPLHTRKPTVFSIWNDLWHSEVPYTFFTDAMVTVEKCPQHIFLGLTKRAERITECFKDICPPKNLWLGVTAENQQYANERIPILLQIPAAHKFISFEPLISTIDLLEWNKIGNTPIATEEGITAKRNSGVVRNNTSCGKLYSQGEKLGISSLSLCIVGAETGPNARYCPREWIESVVEQCKAAGVPVWVKAYHKGTKDHFKIIHNFTDLPESIRKRELPFAIDKK, from the coding sequence ATGAATTTTGAACAGATGAAACAGGCAGGGCGTTACTGGCAAAAGGCGTGGCAGTTGGTTGATGGTTGCACCAAAGTAAGTCCTGCGTGTGATAACTGTTGGTCGGAGGCAATGGCGAAAAGGTTTCATAAATTTGCCTTGATAAAAAGTTACAACTGGAAGGGGTTAATTAAATTCCGTCACGGTAATCTTGACCTTCCCCTGCATACTCGAAAACCGACAGTATTTTCAATCTGGAACGACCTTTGGCATAGTGAAGTGCCTTATACTTTTTTCACTGACGCAATGGTAACGGTAGAAAAATGTCCCCAGCATATCTTTTTAGGGTTGACAAAAAGAGCCGAAAGAATAACGGAATGTTTTAAGGATATATGCCCCCCTAAAAACCTCTGGCTCGGCGTAACAGCGGAAAACCAACAGTATGCAAACGAAAGAATACCGATACTTTTACAGATACCGGCGGCACATAAATTTATTTCATTTGAACCCTTGATTTCTACAATAGATTTGTTAGAATGGAATAAAATTGGAAATACGCCAATTGCTACGGAAGAGGGAATTACGGCAAAGAGAAATAGCGGCGTTGTTCGGAATAACACAAGCTGCGGTAAGTTGTATTCGCAGGGGGAAAAGTTGGGTATATCTTCGCTAAGTCTTTGTATTGTCGGCGCAGAGACCGGCCCCAACGCTCGTTATTGTCCGCGCGAATGGATTGAAAGCGTAGTGGAACAATGCAAGGCCGCTGGCGTGCCGGTGTGGGTCAAGGCATACCACAAAGGCACAAAAGACCATTTTAAGATAATCCATAATTTCACAGATTTGCCCGAAAGTATAAGAAAGCGAGAACTCCCCTTTGCGATTGACAAGAAATAA